Proteins encoded together in one Benincasa hispida cultivar B227 chromosome 1, ASM972705v1, whole genome shotgun sequence window:
- the LOC120074210 gene encoding uncharacterized protein LOC120074210, whose product MGREFSLEPDLWPSSSASKPTFQFSAVPMVAMPFTLNHHQQQIMVFYNGTLSFCDLTELQARAILWVGSQVRSSNARSNPEWWSLQMPRNGNGNAAFSIKKSLQRFLQRRKTRRMRSMSPYHKL is encoded by the exons ATGGGAAGGGAGTTCAGTTTGGAGCCTGATTTATGGCCATCTTCTTCTGCTTCAAAACCAACCTTCCAATTCTCAGCAGTTCCCAT GGTGGCTATGCCATTTACTCTGAATCATCATCAACAGCAGATCATGGTTTTCTATAATGGAACACTTTCCTTCTGTGACTTGACTGAACTTCAG GCAAGGGCCATATTATGGGTTGGAAGTCAAGTGAGGAGTAGCAACGCGAGGAGCAACCCAGAATGGTGGAGTTTGCAAATGCCAAGGAATGGGAATGGGAATGCAGCTTTCTCCATTAAGAAATCTCTGCAGAGATTCCTACAAAGGAGAAAGACAAGACGAATGAGATCAATGTCTCCATATCACAAACTGTAA
- the LOC120073490 gene encoding protein PAT1 homolog 2-like, with translation MEQPDVKDLRDSAENSSANSLFDASRYEFFGQNVVGEVELGGLEEDEDVPLFGSTDEEYHLFVREESAGLGSLSEMDDLASTFAKLNKVVTGPRHPGVIGDRGSGSFSRESSSATDWAQDGDFCNWLEQHVFDSECAQEEKRWSSQPQSSVRLPDPKPLYRTSSYPQQQPTQHHFSSEPILVPKSSFTSFPPPGSRSQHGSPRHLNIPSLADGSQLPFSAPNITSLSKSNLQLAGMHHGLHYGGNMHQFTTPGLSFSSRPQNQWVNNAGLLHGDHSNLFNSILQQQLSHQNGLLSPQLLSAHQQLQQHRLHHPVQPSLAHFAALQSQLYNAHSQSSHRAMLGLTDVRDQKPKSQRGKHNMRSSQQGSETGSQKSDSGSIQFRSKHMTADEIESILKMQHAATHSNDPYIDDYYHQARVAKKAAGSRLKNAFCPSRLRELPSRSRSGSDQHSHSTPDSLGKIPLASIRRPRPLLEVDPPLSGSCDGSSEQTISERPLEQEPMLAARITIEDGLCLLLDIDDIDRLLQHNKPQDGGVQLRRRRQMLLEGLAASLQLVDPLGKSSHGVGPSPKDDIVFLRLVSLPKGRKLLSKFLKLLFPGSELARIVCMAIFRHLRFLFGGLPSDPGAAETTSNLSKTVSTCVNGMDLRALSACLVAVVCSSEQPPLRPLGSSAGDGASIVLKSILERATELLTDPHAASNCSMPNRALWQASFDEFFSLLTKYCVSKYETIVQSLFSQTPSSTDVIGSEAARAISREMPVELLRASLPHTNAPQRKLLMDFAQRSMPVSGFSAHGGSSGQMNSESVRG, from the exons ATGGAACAACCTGATGTCAAGGATTTGAGAGACTCTGCGGAGAATTCCTCTG CCAATTCGCTCTTTGATGCTTCACGATATGAGTTTTTTGGTCAAAATGTCGTGGGAGAAGTGGAGCTGGGTGGtttagaagaagatgaagatgtcCCTTTATTTGGATCTACAGATGAAGAGTATCATTTGTTTGTTCGGGAAGAG agTGCAGGGTTGGGATCTTTATCGGAAATGGATGATTTGGCAAGTACTTTTGCTAAG TTGAACAAAGTTGTTACTGGACCAAGACATCCAGGAGTCATTGGAGATCGAGGATCTGGTTCTTTTTCTCGAGAAA GTTCATCTGCAACTGATTGGGCACAAGATGGAGACTTTTGTAATTGGTTAGAGCAGCATGTATTTGATTCAGAATGTGCTCAGGAGGAAAAGAGATGGTCATCTCAACCTCAATCTTCCGTTCGTCTTCCAGATCCGAaacctttgtatagaacatcctCTTACCCACAGCAGCAACCTACACAACATCACTTTTCTAGTGAACCAATTCTAGTACCGAAATCTTCTTTCACATCCTTCCCTCCTCCAGGAAGTAGATCTCAACATGGTTCACCTCGTCACTTAAATATCCCATCTCTTGCAGATGGAAGTCAGTTACCCTTCTCTGCACCAAACATCACTTCTTTATCTAAGTCTAATCTGCAGTTAGCTGGTATGCATCATGGCTTGCATTATGGAGGCAACATGCACCAGTTCACCACTCCTGGCCTTTCTTTTAGTAGCAGGCCACAAAATCAATGGGTTAACAATGCAGGTCTATTGCATGGGGACCACTCAAATCTCTTTAACAGTATATTGCAACAGCAACTATCTCATCAAAATGGCCTTCTGTCCCCTCAGTTACTGTCAGCTCATCAGCAGCTGCAACAACACAGGCTGCATCATCCAGTTCAACCATCTTTGGCGCATTTTGCAGCTCTTCAGTCTCAGCTCTATAATGCCCATTCACAATCCTCACACAGAGCAATGCTCGGATTAACCGATGTGAGGGACCAGAAACCTAAGTCGCAGCGAGGGAAACATAACATGCGTTCTTCTCAGCAAGGTTCTGAAACCGGTAGTCAAAAGAGTGATAGTGGATCCATCCAGTTCAGATCTAAGCATATGACGGCTGATGAGATTGAGAGTATCCTGAAGATGCAGCATGCTGCCACCCACAGCAATGATCCTTACATAGATGACTACTATCACCAGGCTCGTGTTGCCAAAAAAGCTGCTGGTTCAAGATTGAAAAATGCATTTTGTCCATCTCGATTAAGAGAGCTTCCATCCCGATCTCGTAGTGGTTCAGATCAGCACTCTCATTCCACACCCGATTCATTGGGAAAAATCCCCCTTGCTTCTATTCGTAGACCTCGGCCCCTGCTTGAAGTTGATCCTCCGTTGTCAGGTTCATGTGATGGTAGTTCTGAACAGACGATATCTGAGAGGCCTCTGGAGCAGGAACCGATGCTTGCTGCTAGAATCACCATTGAAGATGGCCTCTGTCTTCTTCTCGATATAGATGATATTGATCGGCTTTTACAACATAATAAGCCACAAGATGGAGGAGTCCAGCTTAGACGAAGGCGGCAGATGCTGCTGGAAGGTTTGGCAGCATCACTTCAGCTTGTTGACCCACTTGGAAAAAGTAGCCATGGTGTTGGCCCCTCTCCAAAAGATGACATTGTGTTCTTGCGTTTGGTCTCTCTTCCCAAAGGTCGAAAGCTTCTTTCTAAATTCCTGAAGTTGCTTTTCCCTGGTAGCGAGCTTGCACGAATTGTCTGTATGGCTATTTTTCGTCACTTAAGGTTCTTGTTTGGTGGACTTCCATCTGATCCTGGAGCAGCTGAGACAACATCTAATCTTTCCAAGACTGTTTCTACCTGTGTTAATGGTATGGACCTTCGTGCACTAAGTGCTTGTCTTGTTGCAGTTGTCTGTTCCTCTGAGCAGCCACCACTTCGCCCCCTTGGAAGTTCTGCTGGAGATGGGGCCTCTATCGTACTGAAGTCCATTCTTGAAAGGGCTACTGAACTATTAACCGATCCTCATGCTGCTAGTAACTGTAGCATGCCTAACCGTGCACTCTGGCAGGCatcctttgatgaattcttcaGTCTCCTTACCAAGTACTGTGTGAGTAAATATGAGACTATAGTGCAGTCATTATTTTCACAGACGCCATCGAGTACTGATGTGATAGGGTCAGAGGCAGCCAGAGCCATCAGCCGTGAAATGCCTGTGGAGCTTCTCCGTGCTAGTCTTCCCCACACAAATGCACCCCAAAGGAAGCTTTTAATGGATTTTGCCCAGCGTTCAATGCCAGTTTCTGGATTCAGTGCCCATGGTGGAAGTAGTGGGCAAATGAATTCAGAATCAGTTAGGGGTTAG